The sequence below is a genomic window from Amycolatopsis sulphurea.
CAGATCGGGTCCGTGCAGGGCGTCGTAGGTGAGCTGGCCGAGGCCCGGCCAGCTGAACACCGCCTCCACCGTGACCGCGCCGGAGACCACCATGCCGAACTGCATGAACACCAGCGTCACCGTGGGCAGCAACGCGTTCGGCACCGCGTGGCGGCGGCGCACGAGGTCTTCGCGCAGGCCTTTCGCGCGGGCGGTGACGAGGTAGTCGGCGTTCATTTCGCCGAGCAGCGAGGACCGCATCACCAGCATGTACTGCGCGTAGAACACGGCGAGCAGGGTCAGGCACGGCAGGATCAGGTGGTGCAGCACGTCGAGGGTCTGCGGGAGGAACCCGGGCGCGGCGTCCGGCGAGTGCATGCCGCGGCTGGGGAACAGGCCGCCGGTGGCCACGAGCAGCAGCAGGCCGAGCCAGAACTGCGGGACCGACCAGAGGGTGAGCGCGATCCCGGTCTGCGCGCGGTCGAAGAGGCTGTCGCGGCGCCAGGCCGCGCGGATGCCGAGCCACAGCCCGATCGCGACGGCGAGCACGGTCGCGCTGCCGACGAGCAGGACGGTGGGCCACAGCCGTTCGCCGATCATGTCCAGCACGGGGCGGCGTTCGAGGTAGGACTCGCCGAAGTCGCCCTGGAAGAGGCCGAGGAAGTAGTTCCCGAACTGGGCGAGGATCGGTTTGTCCAGGCCGAGGCGGTCGCGCAGCTCGGCGATCTGGCCGGGGTCGGTGGGCCGGTCGCGGGCCATGAACGCGATCGGGTCGCCGGGCAGCAGCCGGAACAGGAAGAAGCCGAGCACGATCACCAGCACGATGCTCGCCGCCGCCTCGGCGGCCTTGACCGCCACGAACCGCGCCGTGCCCGTCCCGCCGCGCTGCCCGTCCTGCCGGGAGTCCGTGAAGGGGCCCTTCACGGACTCTGAGGCTGTGAAGGGCCCCTTCACAGCCTTTTCGCCGGGGTGTCGTGAGAGATCGGGCATGGCTATTCCCGGTCGTCCATCGGGATCGCGCGGCGGCGGCCGAGCGTGTAGCCGCTGCCGAAGAGCGCGACGGCCGCCACGACGCCGAGCACGATCCAGAGCCCGGTGTTGGCGGCGCTGTCGCCGCTGCGGGCCACGGCCGGGACCGCGCCGTAGACGCCCCAGTAGCCGGTCTGTTCCAGGATCGGGCCGTCGGGCTGGGGTTGCTTCCCGAAGGAGGAGAACCGGTCGGAGCGGTAGGCCTCAAGGGCGTTGTCGTAGTCGAGCACGACGTTGACGGCCTGGCTGGAGAGCCGGGCCTGCGCCCGTTTGACGTAGCCGGCCCGGGCCGCCGGGTCGGTTTCGGCGAGCTGCTGGGCGTAGAGCTGGTCGTATTGGGGGTCGCAGAAGAACGTGTCGGTGGTGCCGCCTTTGCCTTGCGCGTTCGGGCGGGCGGCGCAGGTGTGCAGGGACAGCGCGTAGTCCGGGTCGGGGTTGGTCGCGTAGCCGGAGATCGCGAGGTCGTAGTTGCCGGCGTTGGTGCGATCGTTGAGTTCCTCGTCGGAGACGAGTTCCTGTTTGACCGAGATGCCGATGTCGTGCAGCCAGCCGCTGACGTACTGGGCGACGCGCTGGTCGAATCCGCGGTTGGCGTGCCCGGTCAGGCGCAGTTCGAGGCGGGCGCCGCCGGGCTCGGTACGCAGGCCGTCCCCGCCTTTGCGGTAGCCGGCCGCGTCGAGGGCAGCGTTGGCCTTGGCGAGGTCGAAGCCGCGGGCCTGGTCGGGGGGCGGATCCCAGTGGTAGGCCTGGTAGATCGGCGGGATCACGCCGCCGCCGAGCTGGCCGTAGCCGCCCATCACCTTGTCCACGACGGTCTTCGGGTCGATCGTCTGCGCGATGGCCTGGCGCAGCCGGATGTCCTTGAGCACGGGGTTGCCGTTGCCGATCGGCTGGTTCTGGGCGTTCTGCACGCCGAAGTTCAGGGTGATCTCGTTGTAGCGGCGGCCGGGTGCCTGGTTGGTGGCGATGTCCGGCCGGTCCTTGAGCGCGTCGAACTGGGTCGGGGTGAGCCGGTTGAGCACGTCGACTTCACCCTGTTTGAGCGCGTTCACCGCGGATTCGACGTCCTTGAACACGAGCAGCTGCAGCTCGTCGACCTTCGGCGCGCCACGCCAGTAGCCCTTGTTGGCGGCGAACTTGAGGTACTCGTTCTGCTTGTATTCGGTCAGCCGGTACGGCCCGTCGTCCACGCCGACCACGGGCACGGTGTCGGTCTCGGGGGCGGTGAGGTCCTTGATCGGCGCCCAGATGTGCTCGGGCACGATCGGCACGTCGAGCAGGTCCATGGTGGCCTGCACGGTCTTGGTCCTGATCACCAGCGTGGCGTCGTCCGGCGCGGTGACCGAGGCGAAGTTCGCGACATAGTTGCCGTTGGCGGTGCGGGCGGTCTCGTCGGTGAGCATCCGGTTGAAGGTGAACGCGGGGTCTTTCGCGGTGATGGGCTGCCCGTCGGACCATTTCGCGCCCTGGCGGATCTTGAACGTCCAGGTCAGCTTGTCCGGGGAGATCCGCCAGGATTCCGCGAGGGCGGGTGCGGCCGCGGCCTTCTCCGCGGAAGGGATGGTGAGGAATTCGTAGATGAACCGGCCGACCTGGGTGGAGGCGGCCAGTGACGCGGTGAACGGATTCAGGTGGTCGATCCCGGTGGTCAGCGCGACCCGCAGCACTTTCGGCTGCGCGGGCTCCGGGGCGGGTTGCTGAGCGTGCTGCTGGGCGGCGGCGATCCCGGCCGTCGGCAGCACCCCCAGTGTGCCGACCGCCGCGATCGTGCAAACGCGCCGCACATACCCCATCCGCACTGGCAGATCCCCCCGTCGTCCGGCCCCGACCCCCTGAAGACGAAAAGTAACCACATACCGCGGTAACCCCGCAATATGTGACCGCACCGGTGCGTGTCCGATCGTTATGCGCGGGGACGGGATCACTAGAGTGCGCGCCATGCGGATCCTGATCTCGGCCGATATGGAAGGCGCGACCGGGGTCACCTGGACCGACGATGTCGTTCCGGGGACCTCCCAGTGGCAGCGGCTGCGGACGTTGTTCACTGGCGATGTGAACGCGGTGCTGGCCGGGCTGTTCGCGGCCGGTGCGGAGGACGTGCTGGTCAACGAGGCGCATTCGTCGCAGCGGAACCTGCTGCTGGAGGACCTCGATCCGCGGGCGCGGATGCTGACCGGCCGGCACAAGCCGCTGTCGATGATGCAGGGCGTGGATTCCGGTGTGGACGGTGCCGTGTTCCTCGGTTATCACGCCGGTGCCGGGTTCGACGGCGTGCTGTCGCACACCTATCTGGAGAACCAGATCACCGGCGTGTGGCTGGACGACGTGCCGGCCAGCGAGGGCAGGCTGAATGCGGCGC
It includes:
- a CDS encoding ABC transporter permease, whose protein sequence is MKGPFTDSRQDGQRGGTGTARFVAVKAAEAAASIVLVIVLGFFLFRLLPGDPIAFMARDRPTDPGQIAELRDRLGLDKPILAQFGNYFLGLFQGDFGESYLERRPVLDMIGERLWPTVLLVGSATVLAVAIGLWLGIRAAWRRDSLFDRAQTGIALTLWSVPQFWLGLLLLVATGGLFPSRGMHSPDAAPGFLPQTLDVLHHLILPCLTLLAVFYAQYMLVMRSSLLGEMNADYLVTARAKGLREDLVRRRHAVPNALLPTVTLVFMQFGMVVSGAVTVEAVFSWPGLGQLTYDALHGPDLPVLQGVFVVLAGAVVLMNLLAELLYRVLDPRVRTG
- a CDS encoding ABC transporter substrate-binding protein; translated protein: MGYVRRVCTIAAVGTLGVLPTAGIAAAQQHAQQPAPEPAQPKVLRVALTTGIDHLNPFTASLAASTQVGRFIYEFLTIPSAEKAAAAPALAESWRISPDKLTWTFKIRQGAKWSDGQPITAKDPAFTFNRMLTDETARTANGNYVANFASVTAPDDATLVIRTKTVQATMDLLDVPIVPEHIWAPIKDLTAPETDTVPVVGVDDGPYRLTEYKQNEYLKFAANKGYWRGAPKVDELQLLVFKDVESAVNALKQGEVDVLNRLTPTQFDALKDRPDIATNQAPGRRYNEITLNFGVQNAQNQPIGNGNPVLKDIRLRQAIAQTIDPKTVVDKVMGGYGQLGGGVIPPIYQAYHWDPPPDQARGFDLAKANAALDAAGYRKGGDGLRTEPGGARLELRLTGHANRGFDQRVAQYVSGWLHDIGISVKQELVSDEELNDRTNAGNYDLAISGYATNPDPDYALSLHTCAARPNAQGKGGTTDTFFCDPQYDQLYAQQLAETDPAARAGYVKRAQARLSSQAVNVVLDYDNALEAYRSDRFSSFGKQPQPDGPILEQTGYWGVYGAVPAVARSGDSAANTGLWIVLGVVAAVALFGSGYTLGRRRAIPMDDRE
- a CDS encoding M55 family metallopeptidase; this encodes MRILISADMEGATGVTWTDDVVPGTSQWQRLRTLFTGDVNAVLAGLFAAGAEDVLVNEAHSSQRNLLLEDLDPRARMLTGRHKPLSMMQGVDSGVDGAVFLGYHAGAGFDGVLSHTYLENQITGVWLDDVPASEGRLNAALAAEYGVPVLLVSGDDHTCEDAREYAPEAELVAVKECVSRYAAICLPPARTAELLTAGARQAMARAGRGERNPGRHRIEVEFDASHLAQATAVIPTVEQIGVRRVGFEAPSMTEAMKAFKVVTAIAGGAVQGIYG